The genomic DNA GAAACGGGATGGTGATAAATTAGAAGAGGAAGAGGGATCTATATCTGTTGTAATTTCCCCAGTTTACCAACAAGCTCCCGAGCATAAAGTACAAACAGTTGCTCATCCATTACAGCATTTCACATATACTCAAATAATTAAAGATTTACAGGCCAATAATCCCAAAGTAAGCATTATTGATTTAAGGCGAAAAAATTTAAATGATTGCCAATTTGTAGAACTTAAGCAAGCTATTGACAAAAATTCTGTTGTGGGGTATATACATTGGGGAGCAATACCAAGAGGTTGCTATCAAATTAGAAGAGAAATTGAAAAAAATTAGTAAGAAACATATGTAACTATAGTTATCATCCAAGTGACTATGTGCATGGGCTGCTCGCTAACCATGTATATACTAATCCAAGAGAAGGAGATAAAGTAGATCTACAGGTATTAAGCAACCAGCTAGGGAATATTGACTTACCTCCTAGTATTCCTAATAGTTGGGTGGTTATGCAGGTTATAGATGATAGTGCAAATACAGGGTACTATAGTGCTTTATATATTAATCAAACTACTCACCAAGCGGTATTGGCTTTCCAAGGCACTACTGGCCTTGAAAGCCCTACCGGATGGCTTAATACTCTTACAAGAAGACATTCGGATTTACGAGAAGGTCTAGAGTCAGTATTGGGTGATACTATTCTTACAGGGCAGCAATTACACACATTTAAAGCGATCTCTAGCGCGGTATCTTACGTAAAAGATATAGGTTTAAATTTATCTATTACAGGTCATTCTTTAGGTGGATATTTAGCAGAGCTAGCAGTAGCATATTGTTATCTCGATTGTGATTACAGACAAGTTAAAGCAGTTGTATTCGATAGCCCAGGGGCAGCTGATAAGCTCGATAATTTTATACCAAATGTCAGAAATCCGTCAACTGAATTTTCTATAGGCGATTTACCCATAGTTACCTATCTCTCAGCTCCCAATATAGTAAATGTTTGTAACTACCATCCTGGAGAAGTATATAAAGTGATTCCTGAATTAGTGTGGCCCGATAGTAAAAAGAAGTGGATAGATAGGGCAGTTAGCTTACCAATATTAGGAAGAAATATAGAGGCTATGAGTAAAGCATTGTTAGCTCTTTCAGGCCATAGTTTGCCTATCATGCTGTCTCTATTTGATCCTTGTACTGGTAAACCAAAGAAATGTATACGAATCGATAGTTGGCCTAAGATTGACCTAAGTACCTCAGCAGGTACAGGTAAAAAGGGGTTACCTATAGGGAATATAGGAGCGAAAGTAGGAAGTTCTATGGGAGGTTCTATAACAGCCTCTACACTGAGCTCTGTATTCAAAAATATTTTTGGAGCTGGTGTTGGAGCTTTTTTAGTAGATAATGTAGCAACTAGTATAGGGTCTATCTTAGGATCTAATATAGGCTTTCTTATAGGTATAAATGCATATAAAATACTAGGCACTCCAGCAACCTTAATTACACTTTTATCAGACTATCTCAACTTCAAGATAAGACAAAGGCCATATTGGCAAACTATGGAATGCTTAAATGAAACTTATAGTAAATCTAATTTAACAATTGAGAAAGAATTTAAGCTTAGTAATGGGGGAAATTATAAAGAGAGTAAATTAGCATCCGAAGTTCATATTTTGCATTTAAGAAAATTTATTAGAAATGTTGATTGGTACCTTTATAAATTAGATAAAAAGAGAGTCTTATTAGAGCAAGCAAAAGAGAAAGATATAATCTCAAGGGTCTTAAAAAATATCTTGAAAGATTATGAAATAAAAGAAATAAAGGATCATATATATATCCGATTAGATCCAACCAAAAATTACCCAGAAATGGTCCGAGACAAGATGCAGAGGGTATTACAGATATTGACACGCAATAGCATAAAAAAGTACTTTGCAGATATAGGAGCTTCTACTAAGTGTGCAAAAAAGCATGTAGAAGAAAGAAATCAAAAGAATATAGAACGTGCTCTTTTAAAGAAACACTATTTAGTAGCTAAAAGGTATTATCTACAAAAAGCAGCACAAGAAGATGCAGAGGCACAATATAGTTTAGGAATTATGTATTCACGAGGATTTGAAGGATCAGTATTGCAGGACTTTGAAGAGGCGAGAGAATGGTATACAAAAGCAGCAAGACAGGGGCATGCGGAGGCACAAAGAGAGTTAGGGAAGATGTACAGATCAGGTTTAGGAGGAAATAAGGATTATGCGGAGTCACTTAAATGGTTAAAAAACGCAGCTAAGCAAGGAGATGTAAATGCACAAAGAGAGGTAGGCTATATGTATGAGCATGCATATGGAGTAGAACAGCATTATACGCGTGCACTCAAATGGTATAAAAGAGCAGCTGAGCAAGGTGATGCAAACTCATCAAAAATTCTAGGAGATATGTATGGGTATGGTTATCAAATTCCCAAAGACCTTAACAACGCAGAAAAATGGTATAAAAAAGCCGCTAAGCATGGGGGAAGTTCAGAAAAGCTTGAGATGTCCCGAAGATATTATCAAGGTGATAACGTTATAGAGAATAAAGAAAAAGCGCTTAAATGGGATAAAAAGTATTATAAAAGTTACTTTTGTAATTTCAAAAAACCACATAATTTTATTGTATCGCATGCTCTTTTAAGAAAAGAGTATCAAAAGGTTGAATACTATTATTTGCAAGCAGCTGAGCAACACAATGCGGATGCACAATATAGCTTAGGAATTATGTATTCAACAGGATTTAGAGTAATACCTCAGGATTTTAAAGAGGCCTTTAAATGGTATAAAAAAGCTGCTAAACAAGGTCATGTGGAGGCACAATATGAACTAGGGGAGATGTATTATTATGGACAAGGAGGGGAGCAGGATTATGGAAAGGCAATCGTATGGTATGAGAAGGCTGCTGAATAGTGAAATATAGATGCTTATGGTAAAATTAGAGAGTTAGCTAGCTTGCTAAGCAAGTAAATAATATAAATGAAAATTTCCATTGCCTTATTATATAAGAGTAAGGGAAACCTTAATGGTTCATATCAACCAACTTATTTCATATGGTATACGAACTGAATCTACATTATTTGAAAAATTTCAACAATATTATCAGAAATATAAGGGTAGATAAGAGGTCAGCATATACTAGTTTGTATTAAAACTGACCATTAGTATAATCCATCCATTTTAAAGTAAGGACATATTATTATAAAATCTGTCGGTATTCTGTATACAGAAGGTGATTGAAAATTTTTATACGCATACGCCTTTGGATATAGCTGGAAAAGCAGGCAAATAAGATATAGGTAAAATACAAGAAGATAGTGTTCTAGGAGTAGGCATTTATGGGAATATTTAGCTGTTAAAGGGATTACTTTTTCTTTAGCTATTATGTGCAAGGGACTAAACATCTAATGTTGTTCTTGGGTGAGAGGGTAGGAAGTATATATCGATAAAAAATGCTTTTGTATTTATGTACGCGTTCAAGGGGCTATCACCTTTAAAATGAGCCAGAAACGCATATCTTATTTAGCAACTAGCTATAAAAAGCATTGTTGATGGTTAATATATGGTTGATATTATAATTGCTTCGTATTTTATTCTTAGCAACTAAGTGCTTTCTTATGAGTACGTACGTATTTAATCGATTATACAGTAAAGTCTTCCCAGCTATTCAATAGGCTATTCAATTAAATAGCCTATTGAATAGCTGGGAAGATAAAAGCTTTTAATCTACAAAAGGTTAAAACTAATACCTACGCTAAATGGTAATATGCGTTCTACTTCAGGACCTTTATTTGGATTAAAGACTGGTGAAAGGGTTTGATGATAGAAAAGCCCAAATCGGTGCCAGCCTATGCGAGCTAGTGCACCATAATGTACTTTATTAAAATTAAACCTTTCTTTAATGATATGGACCTTGTTTTCTTTGTCTTCTTCGTAACTAATTTTAGTTGAAGGGGAAAATTGGAAGCCAATGTCACCACCAATAGCTATAAAAAACCCTTCTTGAGGCTCTTCTTTGTTGCTATTGAACCTAAATTCAAGTGCCAGTTTTGCATTGTAGATAGAAAACATAGAGTTTTTGATATCTTTGGAGCTTTTGATGTCTATAACTTTTGTGATAGCTTCCATTTTAGTTTTTCGATCAGTATCATTAGTTCTAGTCATCGTATAAGTAGATTTGAAAGTATAGTCTGTATTGGCTATTCCTAA from Candidatus Amoebophilus asiaticus 5a2 includes the following:
- a CDS encoding SEL1-like repeat protein; this translates as MHGLLANHVYTNPREGDKVDLQVLSNQLGNIDLPPSIPNSWVVMQVIDDSANTGYYSALYINQTTHQAVLAFQGTTGLESPTGWLNTLTRRHSDLREGLESVLGDTILTGQQLHTFKAISSAVSYVKDIGLNLSITGHSLGGYLAELAVAYCYLDCDYRQVKAVVFDSPGAADKLDNFIPNVRNPSTEFSIGDLPIVTYLSAPNIVNVCNYHPGEVYKVIPELVWPDSKKKWIDRAVSLPILGRNIEAMSKALLALSGHSLPIMLSLFDPCTGKPKKCIRIDSWPKIDLSTSAGTGKKGLPIGNIGAKVGSSMGGSITASTLSSVFKNIFGAGVGAFLVDNVATSIGSILGSNIGFLIGINAYKILGTPATLITLLSDYLNFKIRQRPYWQTMECLNETYSKSNLTIEKEFKLSNGGNYKESKLASEVHILHLRKFIRNVDWYLYKLDKKRVLLEQAKEKDIISRVLKNILKDYEIKEIKDHIYIRLDPTKNYPEMVRDKMQRVLQILTRNSIKKYFADIGASTKCAKKHVEERNQKNIERALLKKHYLVAKRYYLQKAAQEDAEAQYSLGIMYSRGFEGSVLQDFEEAREWYTKAARQGHAEAQRELGKMYRSGLGGNKDYAESLKWLKNAAKQGDVNAQREVGYMYEHAYGVEQHYTRALKWYKRAAEQGDANSSKILGDMYGYGYQIPKDLNNAEKWYKKAAKHGGSSEKLEMSRRYYQGDNVIENKEKALKWDKKYYKSYFCNFKKPHNFIVSHALLRKEYQKVEYYYLQAAEQHNADAQYSLGIMYSTGFRVIPQDFKEAFKWYKKAAKQGHVEAQYELGEMYYYGQGGEQDYGKAIVWYEKAAE